In a genomic window of Melitaea cinxia chromosome 27, ilMelCinx1.1, whole genome shotgun sequence:
- the LOC123667039 gene encoding RNA exonuclease 4-like, which translates to MPRIFAMDCEMVVSGNRSILARVTIVDETGRVVLDEYVKPTATITDFRSCYSGIKKHHLENGKDFSVVRNKVENLINGCILVGHSLQFDLEALNLSHLECKIRDLAKYEAFNRNNGGQPVALKTLAKDYLGRIIQNGEHDSSEDAKACMDLYRKYPNNW; encoded by the exons atgcCGCGCATCTTTGCTATGGACTGTGAAATGGTCGTAAGTGGAAACCGGAGCATCCTTGCCCGTGTGACGATTGTCGATGAGACCGGCAGGGTGGTTTTAGACGAGTACGTAAAGCCTACAGCCACGATCACAGACTTTAGAAGCTGTTATAGTGGAATCAAGAAGCACCATCTAGAGAACGGCAAAGACTTTTCTGTAGTCAGAAACAAAGTGGAGAATCTTATAAATGGATGTATTCTGGTGGGCCACTCTCTTCAATTCGACCTGGAGGCGCTTAACCTCTCTCATCTGGAGTGTAAAATCAGAGACCTGGCCAAGTACGAAGCTTTCAACAGG AATAATGGCGGGCAACCTGTGGCTCTAAAGACTCTCGCAAAAGATTATTTGGGAAGAATCATCCAAAATGGCGAACACGATTCATCTGAAGACGCCAAAGCTTGCATGGACTTGTATCGTAAATACCCAAACAattggtaa
- the LOC123667114 gene encoding serine hydrolase-like protein has protein sequence MSLKQMEKAVTIKAPWGNISGITWGEPSNPPVLLAPGRIVPCSSFRPLVLKLPSSFFYVAFDFPGNGLSDHLPKGLRYTIYDLIPTIKKIVEYYKWKQFVYIAHSLGTLVGKHFNIIYPGYMSKIVDLDPLPAYHTIDNLSDWYKETYEGHYEDKGYAKHTGGKESAPKYKYDQAKQIIQKAQKLSDEAIEHIMDRYLEPAGDGLYRFTYDQRMKSDFKLPVKANYLKEMYTASATPTLAIFATETNNYFKKTPFAMDEKAWPNGNYRYKIVEGGHDVHLENPDCMADDISNFLLECKSKL, from the exons ATGTCTCTAAAGCAAATGGAGAAGGCTGTTACGATAAAAGCACCCTGGGGTAATATATCAG GTATAACATGGGGCGAGCCGTCAAATCCACCAGTGCTACTCGCCCCTGGTCGCATAGTACCCTGTTCTAGTTTTCGTCCCCTAGTTCTGAAACTACCGTCAAGTTTCTTCTATGTAGCCTTCGATTTTCCTGGTAACGGGTTGTCTGATCATTTGCCCAAGGGGTTGAGGTATACCATTTATGATTTGATTCCTACAATAAAGAAGATAGTTGAGTATTATAAATGGAAACAATTTGTCTACATAGCGCATTCGCTTGGAACACTTGTAg GTAAAcacttcaatattatatatcCCGGATATATGTCAAAAATAGTAGATTTAGACCCGCTACCAGCGTATCATACTATTGATAACTTGTCCGACTGGTACAAGGAAACCTATGAAGGTCATTACGAGGACAAAGGCTACGCAAAACACACTGGCGGGAAGGAATCTGCGCCGAAATATAAATATGACCAG gCTAAACAGATTATACAAAAGGCTCAAAAGTTATCGGACGAGGCGATAGAGCATATAATGGACAGATATTTGGAGCCAGCTGGAGATGGACTCTACAG ATTCACATACGATCAACGAATGAAAAGCGATTTCAAACTGCCGGTAAAAGCTAATTATTTGAAAGAAATGTATACAGCTAGTGCCACCCCTACACTAGCGATTTTTGCGACAGAgacgaataattattttaaaaaaacaccgTTCGCAATGGACGAAAAAGCTTGGCCGAACGGAAATTACAGATACAAAATCGTCGAGGGCGGTCACGACGTCCATCTTGAAAACCCCGACTGCATGGCCGATGACATTTCGAATTTTTTATTGGAGTGTAAATCGAAATTGTAG
- the LOC123667272 gene encoding uncharacterized protein LOC123667272 — protein sequence MNKSNGKNKTAQRLHSLSLSVHLSNIRGLHSNLAAVHHHLETEKPALLFLSETQIGSPSDTAYLCYPGYTLEHNFKPNAGVCLYARDDICCRRLRNLEDPSFSNLWVLVDTGVEKILYVCVYRSHSGDLETTRLIQHLSEAADAAQHRYPTAQLVMLGDFNAHHQEWLFPYQHTDHAGREIRNLALALNLTQLVREVTRVPDVDSHTANCLDLFLTTDPDRYSVSVSSPLGSSEHCLVKSISVHSPPLPCPKGTRRIWRYKSATWDEMHSFFALYPWRQICFSSDDPSSCANAVADVLRQGMEYYIPFTDASASVAARPWFNSDCSRAEAEKNAAYLAWVDARNRKTTDVGQRKKAYNRAAKFYKKALRKARSDHIGRIGTRLASYPPGSKAFWSLAKSVESNFCRRIVGSLAHTSEKKANLFENLFAESSRLDLGSTTPPTSSIRCETSMSEVRIRQKEVLKTLRNLDVNKA from the coding sequence ATGAATAAGAGTAACGGTAAAAACAAGACAGCACAGCGGTTGCACTCCCTCTCACTCTCAGTGCACCTCTCTAACATTCGAGGTTTGCACTCCAATCTCGCTGCAGTCCACCACCATCTTGAGACTGAGAAACCGGCTCTACTGTTCCTCTCGGAGACGCAGATTGGCAGCCCGTCTGACACAGCATACTTGTGTTACCCGGGTTATACCTTGGAGCATAATTTTAAACCAAACGCGGGTGTTTGCTTATATGCCCGCGACGACATATGCTGCCGGCGTCTTCGTAATCTTGAAGATCCCAGCTTCTCTAATTTATGGGTTTTGGTGGACACAGGAGTGGAGAAAATTCTTTATGTCTGTGTTTACCGTTCGCACAGCGGAGATCTGGAGACAACCAGGCTTATTCAACACCTTAGTGAGGCGGCTGATGCGGCTCAGCACCGGTATCCTACTGCTCAATTGGTAATGCTGGGGGACTTTAACGCCCACCACCAAGAGTGGCTATTCCCATACCAGCACACTGACCACGCTGGTAGAGAGATTCGCAATCTCGCTTTAGCGCTCAATCTCACCCAGCTGGTCCGGGAAGTAACTAGGGTACCCGATGTTGACTCGCATACTGCCAACTGTTTGGACCTTTTCCTGACAACAGATCCTGACCGCTATTCGGTTTCGGTCTCATCGCCTTTAGGCAGCTCCGAACACTGTCTGGTGAAGTCCATATCCGTCCATTCACCGCCCTTACCCTGCCCCAAAGGCACCCGTAGAATATGGCGATACAAGTCAGCAACCTGGGATGAGATGCATTCTTTCTTTGCATTGTACCCATGGCGACAGATTTGCTTCTCCTCTGATGATCCCTCATCTTGTGCGAATGCTGTGGCTGATGTTCTGCGTCAGGGAATGGAGTATTACATACCATTCACTGACGCATCAGCATCCGTGGCAGCTCGACCCTGGTTTAATTCTGACTGTTCTCGTGCTGAAGCAGAAAAGAACGCTGCTTATTTGGCCTGGGTCGACGCTCGTAACCGCAAGACAACAGACGTGGGTCAGAGGAAGAAAGCCTATAACAGAGCCGCTAAGTTCTACAAGAAGGCTCTGCGGAAGGCTCGATCTGACCACATTGGCAGAATTGGGACTAGACTTGCGTCATACCCACCTGGTAGTAAAGCCTTTTGGTCCCTGGCTAAATCGGTCGAATCGAACTTCTGTCGCCGGATTGTCGGATCACTAGCCCACACCTCTGAGAAGAAGGCAAACTTGTTTGAAAATCTCTTTGCGGAATCCTCGCGTCTTGATTTAGGCAGCACCACACCTCCAACTTCTTCGATTCGATGCGAGACGTctatgtctgaagtccgaatccgtcaaaaagaggtccttaaaaCCTTGCGCAATCTGGACGTAAATAAAGCTtag
- the LOC123667273 gene encoding uncharacterized protein LOC123667273 — MDKEYQDARSDTTPTEKSIDSDTKIFKVRARLPPFCPEEPELWFALVEGQFTISGITRDATKFYYVVGQLDNEISREVKDIIISPPPTNKFLKLKTELIKRLASSKEKKIKQLLMHEELGDRKPSQFLRHLKSLAGVNVPDDFLRTIWVSRLSHGIQTVLAGQPSSTCIDDLADLADRVHELATPSPVVASASQPQASSSSAVEALTKEVAELRRQFQQLTSERRSRSNTRSARSSQRRSASRSKRSQSNFRKYPLCWYHWKFGVKASKCIKPCDFKEGNARGGQ; from the coding sequence ATGGATAAAGAATATCAAGATGCACGTAGTGATACCACGCCGACAGAAAAATCTATCGATAGTgatactaaaatttttaaagtcaGAGCTAGACTCCCCCCGTTCTGCCCGGAGGAACCTGAACTTTGGTTTGCGCTAGTAGAAGGGCAGTTCACAATATCTGGTATAACAAGAGAtgctacaaaattttattatgtagtgGGCCAGCTTGACAACGAAATTTCCAGAGAGGTAaaggatattattattagtccACCACCtactaacaaatttttaaagctGAAGACCGAGCTGATTAAGCGGCTAGCGTCATCTaaggaaaagaaaattaagcAGCTTTTGATGCACGAGGAACTTGGAGACCGTAAGCCCTCTCAATTTTTGCGCCACTTGAAGAGCCTTGCTGGTGTCAATGTTCCTGATGACTTCCTACGGACCATTTGGGTTAGTCGTCTCTCGCACGGAATCCAGACAGTGCTCGCAGGCCAACCATCTTCAACCTGCATCGACGATTTGGCAGATTTAGCTGATCGTGTCCACGAGTTGGCTACTCCGTCACCCGTGGTGGCGTCTGCCAGCCAACCCCAAGCCAGTTCCAGCTCAGCCGTTGAAGCACTAACTAAAGAAGTCGCCGAACTTCGGAGACAGTTCCAGCAACTAACATCAGAAAGAAGAAGTAGATCCAATACCAGATCCGCAAGATCATCTCAGCGCAGATCGGCATCCAGGTCTAAACGATCGCAGTCAAACTTCAGGAAGTACCCACTTTGCTGGTACCACTGGAAGTTTGGAGTGAAAGCCAGCAAATGCATAAAACCATGCGACTTCAAGGAGGGAAACGCCAGGGGCGGTCAATAA